Below is a genomic region from Vibrio nitrifigilis.
GCCTAACATTGTGGTATTGGCGTCGGGCGATCCGATGCTATTTGGTATCGGTAAGCGTATTGCAGAGGCCTTTGCGCCAGAAGAACGCCAGATAGTACCGGGGATCAGTTCGGTACAAACCTTATTTAGTGCTGTGGGGATTGATATGAATGATGTGTATATCACCAGCAGCCACGGCAAACAGCCCAATTTTGATTTTATCTTCCTGCACGACAAAGTGGCCTTGGTGACAGACAAAAAGATAGGTCCTTACCAAATCGCTCAACAACTTATCCAGCGCGGATTACATCGCACCCTGATTATCGGGGAAAATTTAGGTTATCCGCAGCAACAGATTTCTGTACTGGCTCCAGAGCAAGTACAAGCCGAATATGAAATGAATGTGGTGGTAATACTCAATGAAAGACAGTGAATTTTTACGAGGCGAAAGTGTTCCTATGACTAAACGTGAAGTGAGGTCTGTGGTGTTAGAACGCCTTGAGTTGCATCGCGCCAGTCGCTTTGTTGATGTGGGGGCGGGTACTGGGAGTGTTGCTATTGAAGCGGCTATTCGCCATCCCAATCTCAATATCTTAGCCATTGAGAAAAAACCTCAGGCATTAGATTTAATTAACGATAACTGCCGTAAATTTGGCTGTGAACAAATTCGCATCGTAAATGAAACTGCACCGTGTGAAATCACCGGGCATGTGGACGCGATTTTTATCGGTGGCAGTGGCGGTAATTTAACCGACATTATCGATTGGGCACTTGAACACTTGGTGGCGAATGGACGTTTGGTGTTGAGCTTCATTCTACAAGATAACCTTAGCGAGGCTTTGCAACATATTGAGCAATGCGAGGTGCACGATGTGGAATGTGTGCAGCTATTGGTATCGAACAAAGCAAAATTAGGTAAGGGGTATTACTTCAAACCGAATAACCCGACCTTTGTTCTGTCATGTCAAAAAGGCAAGGGAGAATAACCATGTTCGATGCATCTCTAGTCTATTTTGTTGGCGCGGGGCCTGGTGATCCAGAGTTAATTACTCTAAAAGGCTACAAAATTCTTAGCCAAGCCGATGTGGTGATTTACGCAGGTTCTCTCATCAATAAAGAGCTCCTAGAATATTGTAAAGACGGGGCAGAGTGTCATGACAGTGCTTACCTGCACTTAGATCAAATCACGGAGTTAATGGTAAACGGTGTCAAAAATGGCAAGCTGGTGGTGCGATTGCAAACCGGCGATTTGTCCCTGTATGGCTCCATTCGTGAACAAGGTGAAGAGCTAGCAAAACACAACATCGGATTTCGCTCAGTAGCGGGTGTGTCCTCGTTCCTTGGCGCCGCTTCCGAATTGGGTATTGAATACACAGTACCTGAAGTTTCGCAAAGCTTGGTGATCACGCGTATGGCGGGTCGCACGCCAACACCAGAACTAGAATCGATTGAACGTTTTGCCGCGCACCAAACCTCGATGGCGATCTTTTTGTCTGTCCAAGGCATCAATCAGGTCATCGCGCAGCTTAGCAAAGGCGGGTATCCCGACGATACCCCCGTCGCGGTCGTCTACAAAGCCACGTGGGAAGATTGCCAGATTATTCGCGGTGATTTAACAACGATTGCCGACAAAGTCACTAAGGCGGGCATTCGTAAAACAGCGCTGATCCTTGTCGGGAAATTCCTCGGGGAAGAGTATCACTACTCAAAACTGTATGACGCGGAATTCAGTCATGAGTATCGTTGATCCCGCGCGAGTGTCTCTATTTTCAATCACTCCTGGTGGGCAGGTGTTGGCCAACAAGATCCATGCATTGTGGCCGGTCACTTGCTACTGCGCGGAAAAATATCAAAAAGATCA
It encodes:
- a CDS encoding cobalt-precorrin-7 (C(5))-methyltransferase → MISVIGMGPGDERLISVAAQQLIESADILVGWRRLLSQFEHHPAQKYQMGVDIDATLQWLREQNQSHDKHTPNIVVLASGDPMLFGIGKRIAEAFAPEERQIVPGISSVQTLFSAVGIDMNDVYITSSHGKQPNFDFIFLHDKVALVTDKKIGPYQIAQQLIQRGLHRTLIIGENLGYPQQQISVLAPEQVQAEYEMNVVVILNERQ
- a CDS encoding decarboxylating cobalt-precorrin-6B (C(15))-methyltransferase, coding for MKDSEFLRGESVPMTKREVRSVVLERLELHRASRFVDVGAGTGSVAIEAAIRHPNLNILAIEKKPQALDLINDNCRKFGCEQIRIVNETAPCEITGHVDAIFIGGSGGNLTDIIDWALEHLVANGRLVLSFILQDNLSEALQHIEQCEVHDVECVQLLVSNKAKLGKGYYFKPNNPTFVLSCQKGKGE
- a CDS encoding cobalt-precorrin-4 methyltransferase translates to MFDASLVYFVGAGPGDPELITLKGYKILSQADVVIYAGSLINKELLEYCKDGAECHDSAYLHLDQITELMVNGVKNGKLVVRLQTGDLSLYGSIREQGEELAKHNIGFRSVAGVSSFLGAASELGIEYTVPEVSQSLVITRMAGRTPTPELESIERFAAHQTSMAIFLSVQGINQVIAQLSKGGYPDDTPVAVVYKATWEDCQIIRGDLTTIADKVTKAGIRKTALILVGKFLGEEYHYSKLYDAEFSHEYR